The following proteins are co-located in the Amphiprion ocellaris isolate individual 3 ecotype Okinawa chromosome 7, ASM2253959v1, whole genome shotgun sequence genome:
- the slitrk3a gene encoding SLIT and NTRK-like protein 3 isoform X1 has product MASAISVVKWLCPWSQDFIPLVSARMLWVTLLSTIALGWTTPIPLLEDSEEIDEPCFEPCYCEVKEGIFHVHCDSKGFTNVSQISQIWSRPFKLNLQRNSMRKLYFNSFLHLNNAISINLGNNALQDIHAGAFNGLGILKRLFLHENKLEVFRNDTFLGLDSLEYLQADYNVIKRIESGAFRHLHKLRVLILNDNLIPVLPNYLFRSVSLTHLDLRGNRLKTLPYKGMLEYVGRSLMEIQLEENPWNCVCEIVQLKTWLERIPYTALVGEITCEYPFHLHGKDLREIKRSELCPLLSDAEIEAKLGIPRVPFSNENTWPTKPSSMLSSFHNTASSVEYKERVVKPTKRPRPTKNPPTPRSIYPGINQPPIAGYQTRPPIPIICPAGCICNLHINDLGLTVNCKDKGFHNISELLPRPLNAKKLYLSGNLIQKIYRSDFWNFSSLDLLHLGNNRISYVQEGAFINLPNLKSLYLNGNDIERLTPGMFRGLQMLSYLYFEYNVIREIQPNSFSLMPNLQLVFLNDNLLRSLPTDAFAGTNLARLNLRNNYFLSMPVRGVLEHLHSIVQIDLHQNPWECSCDIIPLKQWLEKLSSVIVVGDVLCKTPEFAFGKDLRSLEVEVICPELKYSSGPSPALPGRDDLTTGSSDMGEAGGRGAVPLSVLILSLLILFISAVFVAAGLFAFVLRRRKKLPFRKRSEVDLTGIQMQCRIFEDPPRQSSAGNIGTPEKPPPSMHTHTHASHTHAHGHVYDYIPHPVTQMCNNPIYKPREGEIAEEERAQFSEKKDNGSSSNSNYRTLLEKEREWTLAVSNSQLNTIVTVNHTTADMAGFHENGGLCPTVIDSQRPTPTVGFVDCLYGTVPKLKDMHVAHAHPPGMQYPDLQQDARLKETLLFTAGKGCYPDPSQSDYLELRAKLQTKPDYLEVLEKSYRF; this is encoded by the exons ATGGCATCAGCAATCAG TGTTGTGAAGTGGCTCTGTCCCTGGAGCCAAGACTTCATCCCCTTGGTGTCAGCGAGGATGCTGTGGGTTACCTTGCTGAGCACCATAGCCTTAGGATGGACCACCCCGATCCCACTACTAGAGGACTCCGAGGAGATCGACGAGCCCTGCTTCGAGCCCTGCTACTGCGAGGTCAAAGAGGGCATCTTCCACGTCCACTGTGACAGTAAAGGATTTACAAATGTCAGCCAGATCTCCCAGATATGGAGTCGGCCCTTCAAGCTCAACCTGCAGAGAAACTCCATGAGGAAGCTTTATTTTAACAGCTTCCTCCATCTTAACAATGCCATATCCATTAATCTGGGTAATAACGCCTTGCAAGATATCCACGCCGGAGCGTTCAATGGCTTAGGAATACTCAAACGGCTGTTCctgcatgaaaacaaactaGAAGTTTTCCGAAACGACACTTTCCTGGGGTTGGACAGTTTAGAGTATCTTCAGGCAGACTACAATGTTATCAAAAGGATTGAAAGTGGTGCATTCAGGCACCTTCACAAATTGAGAGTGCTCATACTAAATGACAATCTGATCCCAGTGCTCCCAAACTATCTTTTTCGGTCTGTATCACTCACACATCTGGACTTGAGAGGAAACAGACTAAAGACTTTGCCGTATAAGGGCATGCTGGAGTATGTGGGGAGGAGCTTGATGGAAATCCAGCTGGAAGAGAATCCCtggaactgtgtgtgtgagattgtCCAGTTAAAAACGTGGCTGGAGAGAATCCCTTACACAGCTTTGGTGGGTGAGATCACATGTGAGTACCCGTTCCACTTACACGGGAAAGACTTGCGGGAAATCAAGCGCAGTGAGCTCTGTCCTCTGCTCTCCGATGCAGAGATTGAGGCCAAACTGGGAATTCCCCGGGTTCCGTTCAGCAATGAGAACACATGGCCTACTAAACCTTCCTCCATGCTCTCCTCCTTTCACAACACAGCCTCTTCTGTGGAATATAAGGAAAGAGTTGTCAAGCCGACCAAACGACCTCGGCCCACAAAGAACCCCCCAACTCCTCGTAGCATCTATCCGGGCATCAACCAGCCCCCCATTGCCGGTTACCAAACAAGGCCTCCCATTCCAATCATTTGTCCAGCTGGATGTATTTGCAATCTCCACATCAATGACCTGGGGTTAACAGTGAACTGTAAAGACAAAGGTTTTCACAACATCTCAGAGCTCTTGCCACGACCCCTCAATGCCAAGAAATTGTATCTAAGTGGGAACCTAATACAGAAAATCTATCGTTCAGATTTCTGGAACTTCTCAAGTTTGGATTTATTACATTTAGGGAACAATCGGATATCCTACGTCCAGGAGGGCGCCTTTATCAACCTACCAAACTTGAAAAGCTTATATCTCAATGGGAATGACATTGAGAGACTCACCCCTGGGATGTTTCGGGGGCTTCAAATGTTGAGTTATCTTTACTTTGAGTATAATGTAATTCGTGAGATACAACCTAACTCCTTCTCCCTAATGCCCAACCTCCAGCTGGTTTTCCTCAATGACAACCTGTTACGCTCCCTCCCAACTGATGCTTTTGCTGGCACCAACCTTGCACGTCTCAACCTGCGCAACAATTACTTCCTCTCCATGCCTGTGCGTGGCGTCCTGGAGCATCTGCACTCCATAGTCCAGATCGATCTCCATCAGAATCCCTGGGAGTGCTCCTGTGATATCATCCCTCTCAAGCAGTGGCTGGAAAAACTCTCCTCAGTCATTGTAGTTGGAGATGTCCTCTGCAAGACACCTGAGTTCGCTTTTGGGAAGGACCTGCGTTCACTTGAGGTGGAGGTCATCTGTCCTGAGCTTAAGTATTCTTCAGGCCCCTCCCCGGCTCTGCCCGGCAGAGATGATCTCACCACGGGGAGCTCTGACATGGGGGAGGCAGGTGGGAGAGGGGCTGTCCCCCTGTCTGTCCTCATCCTcagcctcctcatcctcttcatctCTGCCGTGTTTGTGGCTGCCGGGCTTTTTGCCTTTGTTCTTCGCCGCAGGAAGAAACTGCCCTTCCGGAAACGCTCCGAGGTCGATCTGACAGGGATCCAAATGCAATGCAGGATTTTTGAGGACCCGCCGAGGCAAAGCAGTGCTGGGAACATTGGCACGCCAGAGAAACCGCCACccagtatgcacacacacactcacgccaGTCACACACATGCTCATGGCCACGTTTATGACTACATCCCCCACCCAGTGACTCAGATGTGTAACAACCCCATCTATAAGCCCAGAGAGGGGGAGATAGCAGAGGAGGAGCGAGCACAGTTTTCAGAGAAGAAAGACAATGGCAGCAGTAGCAACAGTAACTACAGAACCTTgttagagaaagaaagagagtgGACCCTGGCTGTCTCCAACTCTCAACTCAACACCATCGTCACAGTCAACCACACCACAGCTGACATGGCAGGATTTCATGAGAATGGAGGGCTCTGCCCTACAGTGATTGACAGTCAGAGGCCCACGCCAACAGTGGGTTTTGTAGACTGTTTGTATGGGACAGTGCCCAAACTAAAGGACATGCATGTGGCGCATGCGCATCCACCAGGCATGCAGTATCCGGATTTGCAGCAGGATGCACGGCTGAAAGAGACATTGCTTTTCACGGCGGGGAAAGGCTGCTACCCCGACCCGTCCCAAAGCGATTACCTCGAGTTAAGGGCCAAACTTCAAACCAAGCCGGATTACCTCGAAGTCTTGGAAAAGTCTTACCGGTTTTAG
- the slitrk3a gene encoding SLIT and NTRK-like protein 3 isoform X2 codes for MLWVTLLSTIALGWTTPIPLLEDSEEIDEPCFEPCYCEVKEGIFHVHCDSKGFTNVSQISQIWSRPFKLNLQRNSMRKLYFNSFLHLNNAISINLGNNALQDIHAGAFNGLGILKRLFLHENKLEVFRNDTFLGLDSLEYLQADYNVIKRIESGAFRHLHKLRVLILNDNLIPVLPNYLFRSVSLTHLDLRGNRLKTLPYKGMLEYVGRSLMEIQLEENPWNCVCEIVQLKTWLERIPYTALVGEITCEYPFHLHGKDLREIKRSELCPLLSDAEIEAKLGIPRVPFSNENTWPTKPSSMLSSFHNTASSVEYKERVVKPTKRPRPTKNPPTPRSIYPGINQPPIAGYQTRPPIPIICPAGCICNLHINDLGLTVNCKDKGFHNISELLPRPLNAKKLYLSGNLIQKIYRSDFWNFSSLDLLHLGNNRISYVQEGAFINLPNLKSLYLNGNDIERLTPGMFRGLQMLSYLYFEYNVIREIQPNSFSLMPNLQLVFLNDNLLRSLPTDAFAGTNLARLNLRNNYFLSMPVRGVLEHLHSIVQIDLHQNPWECSCDIIPLKQWLEKLSSVIVVGDVLCKTPEFAFGKDLRSLEVEVICPELKYSSGPSPALPGRDDLTTGSSDMGEAGGRGAVPLSVLILSLLILFISAVFVAAGLFAFVLRRRKKLPFRKRSEVDLTGIQMQCRIFEDPPRQSSAGNIGTPEKPPPSMHTHTHASHTHAHGHVYDYIPHPVTQMCNNPIYKPREGEIAEEERAQFSEKKDNGSSSNSNYRTLLEKEREWTLAVSNSQLNTIVTVNHTTADMAGFHENGGLCPTVIDSQRPTPTVGFVDCLYGTVPKLKDMHVAHAHPPGMQYPDLQQDARLKETLLFTAGKGCYPDPSQSDYLELRAKLQTKPDYLEVLEKSYRF; via the coding sequence ATGCTGTGGGTTACCTTGCTGAGCACCATAGCCTTAGGATGGACCACCCCGATCCCACTACTAGAGGACTCCGAGGAGATCGACGAGCCCTGCTTCGAGCCCTGCTACTGCGAGGTCAAAGAGGGCATCTTCCACGTCCACTGTGACAGTAAAGGATTTACAAATGTCAGCCAGATCTCCCAGATATGGAGTCGGCCCTTCAAGCTCAACCTGCAGAGAAACTCCATGAGGAAGCTTTATTTTAACAGCTTCCTCCATCTTAACAATGCCATATCCATTAATCTGGGTAATAACGCCTTGCAAGATATCCACGCCGGAGCGTTCAATGGCTTAGGAATACTCAAACGGCTGTTCctgcatgaaaacaaactaGAAGTTTTCCGAAACGACACTTTCCTGGGGTTGGACAGTTTAGAGTATCTTCAGGCAGACTACAATGTTATCAAAAGGATTGAAAGTGGTGCATTCAGGCACCTTCACAAATTGAGAGTGCTCATACTAAATGACAATCTGATCCCAGTGCTCCCAAACTATCTTTTTCGGTCTGTATCACTCACACATCTGGACTTGAGAGGAAACAGACTAAAGACTTTGCCGTATAAGGGCATGCTGGAGTATGTGGGGAGGAGCTTGATGGAAATCCAGCTGGAAGAGAATCCCtggaactgtgtgtgtgagattgtCCAGTTAAAAACGTGGCTGGAGAGAATCCCTTACACAGCTTTGGTGGGTGAGATCACATGTGAGTACCCGTTCCACTTACACGGGAAAGACTTGCGGGAAATCAAGCGCAGTGAGCTCTGTCCTCTGCTCTCCGATGCAGAGATTGAGGCCAAACTGGGAATTCCCCGGGTTCCGTTCAGCAATGAGAACACATGGCCTACTAAACCTTCCTCCATGCTCTCCTCCTTTCACAACACAGCCTCTTCTGTGGAATATAAGGAAAGAGTTGTCAAGCCGACCAAACGACCTCGGCCCACAAAGAACCCCCCAACTCCTCGTAGCATCTATCCGGGCATCAACCAGCCCCCCATTGCCGGTTACCAAACAAGGCCTCCCATTCCAATCATTTGTCCAGCTGGATGTATTTGCAATCTCCACATCAATGACCTGGGGTTAACAGTGAACTGTAAAGACAAAGGTTTTCACAACATCTCAGAGCTCTTGCCACGACCCCTCAATGCCAAGAAATTGTATCTAAGTGGGAACCTAATACAGAAAATCTATCGTTCAGATTTCTGGAACTTCTCAAGTTTGGATTTATTACATTTAGGGAACAATCGGATATCCTACGTCCAGGAGGGCGCCTTTATCAACCTACCAAACTTGAAAAGCTTATATCTCAATGGGAATGACATTGAGAGACTCACCCCTGGGATGTTTCGGGGGCTTCAAATGTTGAGTTATCTTTACTTTGAGTATAATGTAATTCGTGAGATACAACCTAACTCCTTCTCCCTAATGCCCAACCTCCAGCTGGTTTTCCTCAATGACAACCTGTTACGCTCCCTCCCAACTGATGCTTTTGCTGGCACCAACCTTGCACGTCTCAACCTGCGCAACAATTACTTCCTCTCCATGCCTGTGCGTGGCGTCCTGGAGCATCTGCACTCCATAGTCCAGATCGATCTCCATCAGAATCCCTGGGAGTGCTCCTGTGATATCATCCCTCTCAAGCAGTGGCTGGAAAAACTCTCCTCAGTCATTGTAGTTGGAGATGTCCTCTGCAAGACACCTGAGTTCGCTTTTGGGAAGGACCTGCGTTCACTTGAGGTGGAGGTCATCTGTCCTGAGCTTAAGTATTCTTCAGGCCCCTCCCCGGCTCTGCCCGGCAGAGATGATCTCACCACGGGGAGCTCTGACATGGGGGAGGCAGGTGGGAGAGGGGCTGTCCCCCTGTCTGTCCTCATCCTcagcctcctcatcctcttcatctCTGCCGTGTTTGTGGCTGCCGGGCTTTTTGCCTTTGTTCTTCGCCGCAGGAAGAAACTGCCCTTCCGGAAACGCTCCGAGGTCGATCTGACAGGGATCCAAATGCAATGCAGGATTTTTGAGGACCCGCCGAGGCAAAGCAGTGCTGGGAACATTGGCACGCCAGAGAAACCGCCACccagtatgcacacacacactcacgccaGTCACACACATGCTCATGGCCACGTTTATGACTACATCCCCCACCCAGTGACTCAGATGTGTAACAACCCCATCTATAAGCCCAGAGAGGGGGAGATAGCAGAGGAGGAGCGAGCACAGTTTTCAGAGAAGAAAGACAATGGCAGCAGTAGCAACAGTAACTACAGAACCTTgttagagaaagaaagagagtgGACCCTGGCTGTCTCCAACTCTCAACTCAACACCATCGTCACAGTCAACCACACCACAGCTGACATGGCAGGATTTCATGAGAATGGAGGGCTCTGCCCTACAGTGATTGACAGTCAGAGGCCCACGCCAACAGTGGGTTTTGTAGACTGTTTGTATGGGACAGTGCCCAAACTAAAGGACATGCATGTGGCGCATGCGCATCCACCAGGCATGCAGTATCCGGATTTGCAGCAGGATGCACGGCTGAAAGAGACATTGCTTTTCACGGCGGGGAAAGGCTGCTACCCCGACCCGTCCCAAAGCGATTACCTCGAGTTAAGGGCCAAACTTCAAACCAAGCCGGATTACCTCGAAGTCTTGGAAAAGTCTTACCGGTTTTAG